In Silene latifolia isolate original U9 population chromosome X, ASM4854445v1, whole genome shotgun sequence, the following proteins share a genomic window:
- the LOC141623867 gene encoding inositol polyphosphate multikinase alpha-like isoform X1 — translation MLSKQTFPTSLGILPGKLPARFSRIDFQISMLKVPDHQVAGHKALNGKLGPLIDDSGRFYKPLQSGQRGLNEAAFYQSFSSDARIPHHIHKFFPKFYGIQSIEASDGSGLQSHLVLQDLVANYSNPSIMDAKIGSCTWYVQAPEAYIQKCLRKDRLSSSIHLGFRISGLQIYAGQDSGCWKPDKKITMNYTADEVKLVLRKFVSSNQSTELNCDQDCAYASSVYGGPSGILAQLLELKSWFEDQTVYHFYSCSVLMVYDKKSLLKGGGADSGPAIKLVDFAHVVDGDGVIDHNFLGGLSSFITFISEIVAQPKLLRRNDEYLRKNDEN, via the exons ATGCTTTCAAAACAAACATTTCCAACTTCCCTCGGAATTCTCC CAGGAAAATTACCAGCTAGGTTTAGTAGAATCGACTTTCAAATTTCAATGCTTAAGGTTCCGGACCACCAAGTTGCAGGACACAAAGCCCTCAACGGGAAACTAGGCCCGCTGATAGATGATTCAGGCCGCTTCTACAAACCCCTCCAGAGTGGCCAGCGAGGCTTAAACGAGGCGGCTTTTTACCAGTCATTCTCATCTGATGCACGTATTCCCCATCATATACACAAATTCTTCCCCAAATTCTATGGCATTCAGTCCATAGAAGCTTCTGATGGCTCTGGCCTTCAATCCCACCTAGTTCTACAAGACTTGGTTGCAAATTACTCTAACCCATCGATTATGGATGCTAAGATTGGGTCTTGCACTTGGTATGTGCAGGCACCAGAGGCGTATATACAGAAATGTCTCAGAAAAGACAGACTATCCTCTAGCATCCATTTGGGTTTTCGGATCTCTGGGTTACAGATATATGCGGGTCAGGATTCTGGATGCTGGAAGCCTGATAAAAAGATTACTATGAATTATACAGCTGATGAGGTTAAGttagttttgaggaagtttgttTCGTCAAATCAATCGACAGAACTTAACTGTGATCAGGATTGCGCCTATGCTTCAAGTGTCTATGGTGGTCCTTCTGGCATTTTAGCACAGTTGTTGGAGCTAAAGTCGTGGTTTGAGGATCAGACGGTTTATCATTTCTATTCTTGTTCTGTACTAATGGTTTATGATAAGAAGTCGCTACTTAAAGGTGGAGGTGCAGACTCTGGTCCTGCAATTAAGCTTGTTGATTTTGCtcatgttgttgatggtgatggcgTTATTGATCATAACTTCttaggaggtctctcctcctttATCACGTTTATCTCGGAAATAGTAGCACAACCAAAGCTTCTGCGCAGAAATGATGAATATTtaagaaaaaatgatgaaaacTGA
- the LOC141623867 gene encoding inositol polyphosphate multikinase alpha-like isoform X2, which translates to MLSKQTFPTSLGILRKLPARFSRIDFQISMLKVPDHQVAGHKALNGKLGPLIDDSGRFYKPLQSGQRGLNEAAFYQSFSSDARIPHHIHKFFPKFYGIQSIEASDGSGLQSHLVLQDLVANYSNPSIMDAKIGSCTWYVQAPEAYIQKCLRKDRLSSSIHLGFRISGLQIYAGQDSGCWKPDKKITMNYTADEVKLVLRKFVSSNQSTELNCDQDCAYASSVYGGPSGILAQLLELKSWFEDQTVYHFYSCSVLMVYDKKSLLKGGGADSGPAIKLVDFAHVVDGDGVIDHNFLGGLSSFITFISEIVAQPKLLRRNDEYLRKNDEN; encoded by the exons ATGCTTTCAAAACAAACATTTCCAACTTCCCTCGGAATTCTCC GAAAATTACCAGCTAGGTTTAGTAGAATCGACTTTCAAATTTCAATGCTTAAGGTTCCGGACCACCAAGTTGCAGGACACAAAGCCCTCAACGGGAAACTAGGCCCGCTGATAGATGATTCAGGCCGCTTCTACAAACCCCTCCAGAGTGGCCAGCGAGGCTTAAACGAGGCGGCTTTTTACCAGTCATTCTCATCTGATGCACGTATTCCCCATCATATACACAAATTCTTCCCCAAATTCTATGGCATTCAGTCCATAGAAGCTTCTGATGGCTCTGGCCTTCAATCCCACCTAGTTCTACAAGACTTGGTTGCAAATTACTCTAACCCATCGATTATGGATGCTAAGATTGGGTCTTGCACTTGGTATGTGCAGGCACCAGAGGCGTATATACAGAAATGTCTCAGAAAAGACAGACTATCCTCTAGCATCCATTTGGGTTTTCGGATCTCTGGGTTACAGATATATGCGGGTCAGGATTCTGGATGCTGGAAGCCTGATAAAAAGATTACTATGAATTATACAGCTGATGAGGTTAAGttagttttgaggaagtttgttTCGTCAAATCAATCGACAGAACTTAACTGTGATCAGGATTGCGCCTATGCTTCAAGTGTCTATGGTGGTCCTTCTGGCATTTTAGCACAGTTGTTGGAGCTAAAGTCGTGGTTTGAGGATCAGACGGTTTATCATTTCTATTCTTGTTCTGTACTAATGGTTTATGATAAGAAGTCGCTACTTAAAGGTGGAGGTGCAGACTCTGGTCCTGCAATTAAGCTTGTTGATTTTGCtcatgttgttgatggtgatggcgTTATTGATCATAACTTCttaggaggtctctcctcctttATCACGTTTATCTCGGAAATAGTAGCACAACCAAAGCTTCTGCGCAGAAATGATGAATATTtaagaaaaaatgatgaaaacTGA